Proteins co-encoded in one Malus sylvestris chromosome 7, drMalSylv7.2, whole genome shotgun sequence genomic window:
- the LOC126628557 gene encoding uncharacterized protein LOC126628557 isoform X1, translated as MGFVLFQINLVHLLLGQLQRIFSISASRSSCHLILHPISLAFKSFIKLVSISRVVIPPLGGGGIWPFLHSNPSGIDEIQINSYQIGRTDHEEDILQTLYISIELQFLLSQFINLGFGRNWKGAVIFWSQRYVVNEGKNKMQFAAYRKRRDLIEARNKN; from the exons ATggggtttgttttgtttcagaTTAATTTGGTTCATTTGCTGCTAGGACAGTTGCAACGTATCTTTTCGATCTCTGCTTCACGATCTTCTTGCCACCTCATCCTGCACCCAATTTCTCTAGCCTTCAAGAG CTTCATAAAACTGGTCTCTATTTCTAGAGTTGTGATCCCTCccctgggggggggggggatttgGCCCTTTTTGCATTCGAATCCGTCTGGGATTGATGAGATTCAGATTAATTCTTATCAAATTGGTCGCACAGACCACGAGGAAGACATCCTCCAAACCCTCTACATAAGCATCGAG TTGCAGTTTTTGTTATCTCAGTTCATAAATCTCGGATTTGGCAGGAATTGGAAGGGCGCTGTTATTTTTTGG AGCCAACGATATGTTGTTAACGAAGGCAAAAACAAGATGCAGTTTGCTGCATATAGAAAACGGAG GGATCTTATTGAAGCAAGGAACAAGAATTGA
- the LOC126628557 gene encoding uncharacterized protein LOC126628557 isoform X2, with protein sequence MGFVLFQINLVHLLLGQLQRIFSISASRSSCHLILHPISLAFKSFIKLVSISRVVIPPLGGGGIWPFLHSNPSGIDEIQINSYQIGRTDHEEDILQTLYISIEFLLSQFINLGFGRNWKGAVIFWSQRYVVNEGKNKMQFAAYRKRRDLIEARNKN encoded by the exons ATggggtttgttttgtttcagaTTAATTTGGTTCATTTGCTGCTAGGACAGTTGCAACGTATCTTTTCGATCTCTGCTTCACGATCTTCTTGCCACCTCATCCTGCACCCAATTTCTCTAGCCTTCAAGAG CTTCATAAAACTGGTCTCTATTTCTAGAGTTGTGATCCCTCccctgggggggggggggatttgGCCCTTTTTGCATTCGAATCCGTCTGGGATTGATGAGATTCAGATTAATTCTTATCAAATTGGTCGCACAGACCACGAGGAAGACATCCTCCAAACCCTCTACATAAGCATCGAG TTTTTGTTATCTCAGTTCATAAATCTCGGATTTGGCAGGAATTGGAAGGGCGCTGTTATTTTTTGG AGCCAACGATATGTTGTTAACGAAGGCAAAAACAAGATGCAGTTTGCTGCATATAGAAAACGGAG GGATCTTATTGAAGCAAGGAACAAGAATTGA
- the LOC126628557 gene encoding uncharacterized protein LOC126628557 isoform X3, with the protein MINLVHLLLGQLQRIFSISASRSSCHLILHPISLAFKSFIKLVSISRVVIPPLGGGGIWPFLHSNPSGIDEIQINSYQIGRTDHEEDILQTLYISIELQFLLSQFINLGFGRNWKGAVIFWSQRYVVNEGKNKMQFAAYRKRRDLIEARNKN; encoded by the exons ATG aTTAATTTGGTTCATTTGCTGCTAGGACAGTTGCAACGTATCTTTTCGATCTCTGCTTCACGATCTTCTTGCCACCTCATCCTGCACCCAATTTCTCTAGCCTTCAAGAG CTTCATAAAACTGGTCTCTATTTCTAGAGTTGTGATCCCTCccctgggggggggggggatttgGCCCTTTTTGCATTCGAATCCGTCTGGGATTGATGAGATTCAGATTAATTCTTATCAAATTGGTCGCACAGACCACGAGGAAGACATCCTCCAAACCCTCTACATAAGCATCGAG TTGCAGTTTTTGTTATCTCAGTTCATAAATCTCGGATTTGGCAGGAATTGGAAGGGCGCTGTTATTTTTTGG AGCCAACGATATGTTGTTAACGAAGGCAAAAACAAGATGCAGTTTGCTGCATATAGAAAACGGAG GGATCTTATTGAAGCAAGGAACAAGAATTGA